The following coding sequences are from one Natrarchaeobaculum sulfurireducens window:
- the nikB gene encoding nickel ABC transporter permease codes for MRTYLAYRLGTSAIVMIGVSLVTYGMIFLTPGNPAEVILSERLDRPPSQAEIEAFEAEHGLTDPVPVQYGRWLTDVLRGDLGTSYYAETQVTSMIGTALPVTVELAVASMLIALAIAVPTGVLSAVYQGTSVDVVCQLGSLVGVSMPNFWLAYLLILAFPLTLGVLPVAGAGSPGQLVLPAVTLGTGMAAVLTRLIRASMLEVLAEAYVDTARSKGLRGRIVRYKHALRNALIPVVTIIGLQFGSLLNGAVVIEVVFQRPGLGLLLVDAVFDRDYPVIQGITLIAAGIFVVTNLFVDLAYRSLDPRVSMGGEAS; via the coding sequence ATGCGCACGTACCTCGCGTACCGGCTTGGCACGTCAGCGATCGTCATGATCGGCGTCTCGCTCGTGACCTACGGGATGATCTTTTTAACGCCGGGAAACCCGGCCGAGGTGATCCTTTCCGAGCGGCTGGATCGGCCGCCGTCACAGGCCGAGATCGAGGCCTTCGAGGCCGAGCACGGACTCACCGATCCCGTCCCCGTCCAGTACGGCCGCTGGCTTACCGACGTACTCCGCGGCGATCTCGGAACGTCTTACTACGCCGAGACGCAGGTGACGTCGATGATCGGGACCGCCCTGCCGGTGACGGTGGAACTCGCCGTCGCCTCCATGCTGATCGCGTTAGCGATTGCCGTCCCGACGGGTGTGCTCAGCGCTGTCTACCAGGGGACCAGCGTCGACGTCGTCTGCCAGTTGGGATCGTTGGTCGGCGTCTCGATGCCGAACTTCTGGCTCGCATATCTGCTCATCCTCGCGTTCCCGCTGACACTCGGCGTTCTCCCCGTCGCGGGTGCTGGCAGCCCCGGCCAACTCGTGTTACCCGCGGTGACGCTCGGGACCGGCATGGCGGCGGTACTGACCCGGTTGATCCGCGCCTCGATGCTCGAGGTGCTCGCCGAGGCGTACGTCGACACTGCCCGCTCGAAGGGGCTTCGCGGCCGGATCGTCCGATACAAGCACGCGCTACGAAACGCACTGATTCCCGTGGTGACGATCATCGGACTCCAGTTCGGCTCGTTGCTCAACGGCGCAGTGGTCATCGAGGTCGTCTTTCAGCGTCCCGGACTGGGTCTGCTGCTCGTCGATGCCGTTTTCGATCGGGACTATCCCGTTATCCAGGGGATCACGCTGATCGCGGCGGGGATTTTCGTCGTGACGAACCTGTTCGTCGATCTGGCCTACCGCTCTCTCGACCCGCGGGTCTCGATGGGGGGCGAAGCGTCATGA